The genomic window TCGTTTGCCGGGGGGCTGTGCGTGAAGTGTTTTATGATGCGAAGGGAAATAAGATTGATGAGTTTGTCCTAGAGGCTGGAGGATCTTGTCCGGGAATACAGGTTCCTCAAGGAATGTATCATACTTGTATTTGTCTTGTTCCGGGGAGTGTTATTTTTGAGGCGAAAGACCGAGCATATGATCCCGAAACTACAGAGGATTTCCTACCTGTCTCTTTAGTTCCTGACATCTCCTAGTAATTACGAGTGTTTAATAAGATCCGTGAGCGACTTCATCAAGTGCCTAATGATGGGAATATCTTCATCGTAATGTTGCATAATCGTAGAATTCTCCGTATGTTTACCTATGACGATCGTTCATGTTAGAATCCCATGGTAAAGCCTCCCCTAAAAGGAGGCTTTTTTGTTTCCGGAAACATGACATTATGCTTCTTACCACCTTTGTATTACAAAAGACTACAACATCATACCCATGAGCCAGAATGGAATGGCGTTTATTTTGTAACCAGCCCTAGAAAAGCAGTGGGCAGTGTAGGCTTCAACTTCCTTCCCTTGGTCTGCATTCAAAACTTTATAAGCACATGGGGCTGCGAACAACATTTTTGCGCCAGTGCTACGGGCTTTCTGTGCCAGAAAGAATATTGGTACTTTTCTTTCTGTTGCGGAAATATTACGGTTCTCGGATGGATATCTTTGAAAGGCCTCTTTTAAGAGGGAAATGAGTGGCTTATAGATTGAAAACAAACCCTCCCTTTTGCTTATAAAATCTAAGCTTTGTGAACCAAACGTCCGATAAAAACATTTTTTCCGTGAAAGTGTCAATTATTTTATGTTTGTTTAAACAATATGTTAGGGATTGTCTGTATATTTGCGGCAAAATCAAAAAGTTGATTCGACAATGGAAGTATTGAAGCACGAGTGTGGTGTCGCCATGGTCCGGTTACTGAAGCCTTTGGAGTATTATCACCAGAAATACGGTAGTTGGATGTATGGACTGAACAAGCTCTATTTGCTGATGGAAAAGCAGCATAACAGGGGGCAGGAAGGAGCGGGCTTAGCCTGCGTGAAGTTAGAGGCAAATGCCGGAGAGGAATATATGTTCCGTGAACGGGCTGTCGGGACCGGAGCTATTACCGAGATATTTGCCGCAGTTCACGAACACTACAAGGATTTAACCCCCGAGCAACTCAACGATCCGTTATTCGCCAAAGCCAACCTACCTTTCGCCGGAGAGCTTTATATGGGCCACCTCCGTTACAGTACCACCGGAAAATCCGGAATCTCTTATATCCATCCTTTTTTACGACGCAATAACTGGCGTGCCAAGAACCTTGCCGTTTGCGGAAATTTCAACCTGACAAATGTTCATGAGATATTCGAGGAGATCACGGCGATCGGCCAGCATCCCCGGAAATATTCCGATACCTATATTATGCTGGAGCAGCTGGGACACCGGCTGGACCGGGAAGTGGAGCGCCTGTACCAAAAGTGTGAGGCGGAAGGATTGAGAGGGATGGATATCACGCATGCCATCGAGGATCAAATTGATTTGTCGAACGTGCTGAAACGCTGTACCCCGGGCTGGGACGGTGGTTTCGTGATTTGCGGTATCACCGGTAGTGGCGAGTCGTTCAGCGTGCGGGACCCGTGGGGAATCCGTCCGGCCTTCTATTATGCGGATGATGAGATCATCGTGCTGGCTTCCGAGCGTCCGGTTATACAAACCGTGATGAACGTGCAGGTAGAGGATATCCGGGAGTTGAATCGGGGAGAGGCGATACTCGTCAACAAGAAAGGCGAGTGGCATATCTCCCAGATCGTGGAGCCGAAAGAGAATAAGGCTTGTTCCTTCGAGCGTATCTACTTCTCACGGGGTAGCGACGTGGATATCTACAGGGAAAGGAAGCGTTTGGGAGATAATCTCGTGCATCCGATCTTGAAAGCGGTGGATTACGATTTGAATCATACCGTCTTCTCTTTTATCCCGAATACGGCCGAGGTCGCTTATTTCGGGATGCAGGAGGGGTTGAACAACTATTTGAATAAGCTGAAAAAAGAATGGATC from Parabacteroides distasonis ATCC 8503 includes these protein-coding regions:
- a CDS encoding WbuC family cupin fold metalloprotein — protein: MELNNELFDKILLDAISSPRKRMHYDLRTVAGKDTSQRMLNVLMPETVIPIHRHQETSETVIVCRGAVREVFYDAKGNKIDEFVLEAGGSCPGIQVPQGMYHTCICLVPGSVIFEAKDRAYDPETTEDFLPVSLVPDIS
- a CDS encoding amidophosphoribosyltransferase; translated protein: MEVLKHECGVAMVRLLKPLEYYHQKYGSWMYGLNKLYLLMEKQHNRGQEGAGLACVKLEANAGEEYMFRERAVGTGAITEIFAAVHEHYKDLTPEQLNDPLFAKANLPFAGELYMGHLRYSTTGKSGISYIHPFLRRNNWRAKNLAVCGNFNLTNVHEIFEEITAIGQHPRKYSDTYIMLEQLGHRLDREVERLYQKCEAEGLRGMDITHAIEDQIDLSNVLKRCTPGWDGGFVICGITGSGESFSVRDPWGIRPAFYYADDEIIVLASERPVIQTVMNVQVEDIRELNRGEAILVNKKGEWHISQIVEPKENKACSFERIYFSRGSDVDIYRERKRLGDNLVHPILKAVDYDLNHTVFSFIPNTAEVAYFGMQEGLNNYLNKLKKEWIADRSHLLREEELEQILSMRVRSEKVAIKDIKLRTFIAEGNSRNDLAAHVYDITYGSIEPFIDNLVVIDDSIVRGTTLRQSIIGILDRLHPKKIVIVSSSPQVRYPDYYGIDMSRMNEFIAFKAAVALLRDRGMEYVILDAYQKAKRQQTAADGPLVNYVKEIYAPFTDEEISVKMVELLTPAGTQAKVEIVYQTLEGLHASCPEHPGDWYFSGDYPTPGGTRLVNEAFIHYMEEEYLVK